From a region of the Nonlabens dokdonensis DSW-6 genome:
- a CDS encoding peptide-methionine (S)-S-oxide reductase — translation MTFKLGLGGGCHWCTEAVFQAVEGVLKVEQGYISSLEPYDQKSEAIIIHFSDLKLLEKIIDIHLQTHASTKQHSRRSEYRSAIYYFDLEMKSRVEAVTVSLSRKRNQNYITLILPFETFESSRESIRNYYKTRPDAPFCKRYIEPKLEVVKRMN, via the coding sequence TTGACATTTAAATTAGGTTTAGGTGGAGGCTGCCACTGGTGTACAGAAGCAGTTTTTCAAGCGGTAGAAGGTGTTCTTAAAGTAGAACAAGGTTATATTTCTAGCCTTGAACCATATGATCAAAAAAGTGAGGCTATTATAATTCATTTTAGTGACTTAAAGCTTTTAGAAAAAATCATTGATATTCATTTACAAACGCATGCTTCTACAAAACAGCACAGTCGTAGAAGTGAATACCGCAGTGCGATTTATTATTTTGACCTAGAAATGAAAAGTAGAGTAGAGGCTGTAACGGTCTCGCTTTCGCGAAAGCGGAATCAAAATTACATCACTCTAATATTGCCTTTTGAAACTTTTGAATCATCTAGGGAATCTATTCGGAATTACTACAAAACAAGACCTGATGCTCCTTTTTGTAAACGTTATATTGAGCCGAAGTTAGAAGTTGTGAAACGAATGAATTGA
- a CDS encoding cytochrome-c peroxidase: MKLIPTYLIIPTVVALFFCISCKTDQEKGYIKIDELRNLYSQNDARKWPDPQLDASIKRSQFEDIGVLPKVKYPETNPYSPAKKALGKSLFFDPRLSQSGQIACASCHNPELGWTDNLTRSFGHLRKTGKRNAMTIMNSGYAHELFWDGRASSLEDQAQFPIPDNVEMNSNLDIAVNNIAAIDGYAPLFKKAFGDKQVTLERIQKAIATFERSIVSPKSKFDRFISGKKDAFTDQEVLGLHLFRTKAQCINCHNTPYFSDNKYHNDGQALFGTKDEDFGRYYVTGNPEDLGKFRTPTLREVSRTGPWMHHGHFPSLLDVVEFYNLGNPAPIQKKYLGKGRDSLIPTTSPLLKKLELTREEIDAVIAFLETLETRTQRVNLNLIPKDNNTE; the protein is encoded by the coding sequence ATGAAATTAATACCTACATATCTTATAATACCTACTGTCGTAGCATTGTTTTTTTGCATTTCTTGTAAAACAGATCAAGAAAAAGGCTACATCAAAATAGATGAATTAAGAAATTTATATTCACAAAATGATGCTAGAAAATGGCCTGATCCACAGTTAGATGCCTCCATAAAGCGTTCACAATTTGAGGATATAGGAGTATTGCCTAAAGTTAAATATCCAGAAACAAATCCATATTCTCCAGCTAAAAAGGCTCTAGGTAAATCCCTATTCTTTGATCCAAGATTATCTCAAAGCGGTCAAATAGCATGCGCCTCTTGTCATAATCCAGAATTAGGCTGGACAGATAATCTCACCAGATCCTTCGGTCACCTACGTAAAACTGGTAAACGCAACGCCATGACTATTATGAATAGCGGTTATGCGCATGAGTTGTTTTGGGATGGAAGAGCAAGTAGCCTAGAAGATCAAGCTCAATTTCCTATACCTGATAATGTAGAGATGAATTCTAATCTGGATATAGCAGTAAATAATATCGCCGCCATAGATGGGTATGCGCCATTGTTTAAAAAAGCATTTGGCGATAAACAGGTAACTCTAGAACGTATTCAAAAAGCAATTGCCACTTTTGAACGTAGTATCGTAAGCCCCAAAAGTAAATTCGATCGTTTTATTTCTGGTAAAAAAGACGCCTTTACAGATCAAGAGGTATTAGGTTTACACCTGTTCAGGACAAAAGCCCAATGTATCAACTGTCATAATACACCTTACTTCAGTGATAATAAATATCATAATGATGGACAGGCTCTTTTTGGAACTAAAGATGAAGATTTTGGAAGATATTATGTCACAGGAAATCCAGAAGATCTAGGTAAATTTAGAACTCCTACTCTACGAGAAGTTTCAAGGACTGGTCCATGGATGCATCATGGTCATTTTCCATCTTTATTAGACGTCGTAGAATTTTACAACTTAGGAAATCCAGCTCCTATTCAAAAGAAATATTTAGGAAAAGGTAGAGATTCTCTTATACCTACAACATCACCTTTACTTAAAAAGCTAGAACTTACTAGAGAAGAAATCGATGCGGTTATTGCATTTCTAGAAACCCTAGAAACAAGAACACAACGTGTTAATCTAAATTTAATACCAAAGGATAACAATACTGAATAA
- a CDS encoding GIY-YIG nuclease family protein, whose product MAFKSLHLYWIYILTNKKRGVMYVGVTGGIEDRLRRHHLGEGSVFTKKYNANKLVYFEEFQYINDAIAREKQLKNWHREWKINLIEEENPDWNDLSENWNTD is encoded by the coding sequence ATGGCTTTTAAATCGTTACACCTATACTGGATCTATATCTTAACGAATAAGAAACGCGGTGTTATGTATGTAGGAGTTACTGGCGGAATTGAGGATAGATTGAGAAGACATCATTTAGGAGAAGGGTCGGTTTTTACGAAAAAATACAATGCTAATAAACTCGTCTATTTTGAAGAGTTTCAGTATATAAATGATGCAATTGCAAGGGAAAAGCAATTGAAAAACTGGCATCGAGAATGGAAAATCAACCTGATAGAAGAAGAAAATCCAGATTGGAATGATTTGTCTGAAAATTGGAATACAGATTGA
- a CDS encoding AIR synthase related protein — MSQDISKRYAQRGVSAGKEDVHNAIKNVDKGLFPQAFCKIVPDSLTGSEDHCLIMHADGAGTKSSLAYMYWKETGDISVWKGIAQDALIMNVDDLLCVGATDNILLSSTIGRNKNLIPGEVISAIINGTEELIADLKSHGVELISTGGETADVGDLVRTIIVDSTVTARMKRSDVVDNANIKAGDVIVGLSSSGQATYETEYNGGMGSNGLTSARHDVFNKSLKEKYPASYDAAVPEDLVYSGSKNLTDTVDGSPLDAGKLVLSPTRTYAPIIKKILSDVNRDDLHGMVHCSGGAQTKILHFVKDLHIIKDNLFELPPLFKMIQEESGTDWKEMYQVFNMGHRMELYVNESIAQDIIDISNSFNVDAKIIGRVEAADSKKLTIDSEFGVFEY; from the coding sequence ATGAGCCAAGACATTTCTAAAAGATATGCACAGCGTGGTGTGAGCGCTGGCAAAGAAGACGTACATAATGCGATTAAGAACGTAGATAAAGGATTGTTTCCACAAGCCTTTTGTAAAATCGTTCCCGATTCTCTTACAGGATCTGAAGACCACTGTCTCATCATGCATGCCGATGGCGCTGGGACTAAATCCAGTCTCGCTTATATGTATTGGAAAGAAACTGGAGATATCTCGGTTTGGAAAGGGATCGCTCAAGATGCGCTCATTATGAATGTAGACGATCTACTTTGTGTAGGTGCGACAGATAATATTCTACTTTCTAGCACCATAGGTAGAAACAAAAATTTGATTCCTGGCGAAGTAATCTCGGCCATCATCAATGGAACCGAAGAGCTCATCGCCGATCTTAAATCTCACGGCGTAGAACTCATTTCCACTGGTGGAGAAACGGCAGATGTTGGTGATCTTGTAAGAACTATCATCGTAGATTCTACTGTAACCGCTCGTATGAAACGTAGTGATGTAGTAGATAATGCAAACATTAAAGCTGGCGATGTGATTGTAGGGCTTTCTAGCTCAGGACAAGCCACCTATGAAACCGAATACAATGGCGGAATGGGATCCAACGGTCTTACCAGCGCTAGACACGACGTATTCAATAAAAGTTTAAAAGAAAAATATCCAGCGAGTTATGACGCTGCCGTTCCAGAAGATCTGGTTTATTCAGGTTCAAAAAACTTAACGGATACTGTTGATGGAAGTCCGCTGGATGCTGGTAAATTAGTGCTATCTCCTACTCGTACTTACGCACCTATTATCAAGAAAATATTAAGCGATGTCAACCGAGATGACCTTCACGGTATGGTGCATTGTTCTGGTGGTGCTCAGACTAAAATTCTACATTTCGTAAAAGACCTTCATATTATAAAAGATAATTTGTTTGAATTGCCACCACTTTTCAAAATGATCCAAGAAGAATCTGGTACAGACTGGAAAGAAATGTACCAAGTATTCAATATGGGACATCGTATGGAACTTTATGTAAATGAATCTATTGCACAAGACATTATCGATATATCCAATTCATTTAATGTAGATGCAAAGATTATAGGTCGCGTAGAAGCTGCAGATTCTAAAAAGCTTACTATCGATAGTGAGTTTGGGGTTTTTGAGTATTAA